A section of the Prionailurus bengalensis isolate Pbe53 chromosome C2, Fcat_Pben_1.1_paternal_pri, whole genome shotgun sequence genome encodes:
- the LOC122491841 gene encoding arylacetamide deacetylase-like 2: protein MGCKTLCFGLTLILFAYYIYTPLPENVEEPWKVGVIDALIKTTSLTATLLENMGLISYAELFSMLLKLDHTVLISDENITVMDTKFTDIPVCLYLPKKKSESQRRAVIFIHGGAFVMGSCRQTAYDFLNRWTANKLGAVVVGIDYRLAPQYQFPVPLEDVISVVRFFLQDNILAKYGVDPSRICISGDSSGGTLAAKVTQLVQNDPEFKNKVKAQVLIYPGLQAVDVLMPSHRQNEHGPILSRDMAIKMGCLYLTKDKALPQAVRENQHMPHGSRHLFKLVNWSTLLPEKYRRNHIYTEPIIGKLNSSYPVLLDSRLSPLLVTDSQLEKLPLTYIITCEHDILRDDGLIYVSRLRNAAVNVSHDHIEDGVHGALFFMTTPFYLRVGIRISDKYINWLEENL, encoded by the exons ATGGGGTGCAAAACTCTGTGCTTTGGACTGACTTTGATTCTCTTTGCTTATTATATTTATACACCGTTACCAGAAAACGTTGAAGAACCTTGGAAAGTAGGGGTCATCGATGCTCTTATAAAAACTACTTCTCTTACG gCTACGTTATTGGAAAATATGGGTCTTATTAGTTATGCGGAATTATTTTCCATGTTACTGAAATTGGACCATACAGTACTAATTTCAGATGAAAACATTACAGTGATGGATACAAAGTTTACTGACATTCCAGTGTGTTTGTACTTGCCAAAGAAGAAGTCAGAAAGCCAGAGACGGGCTGTAATTTTTATTCATGGTGGTGCCTTTGTTATGGGAAGTTGCA ggCAGACGGCTTATGACTTCCTGAATAGATGGACAGCAAATAAACTTGGTGCTGTTGTTGTGGGAATAGA ctatAGGCTAGCTCCTCAATATCAATTTCCTGTTCCCCTTGAAGATGTCATTTCTGTGGTCAGATTCTTTCTACAGGATAACATTCTTGCAAAATATGGAGTGGATCCTTCCCGAATCTGTATTTCAGGTGATAGTTCTGGGGGCACATTGGCAGCAAAAGTTACTCAACTG gTACAAAATGATCcagaattcaaaaataaagttaaggcACAAGTTTTAATTTACCCTGGCTTGCAGGCGGTGGATGTTTTAATGCCCTCTCACCGACAAAATGAGCATGGTCCGATTCTGTCAAGGGATATGGCAATTAAAATGGGATGCCTGTACTTGACCAAGGATAAAGCACTGCCCCAAGCAGTGAGAGAAAATCAACATATGCCCCATGGATCAAGACATCTGTTCAAGTTGGTTAACTGGAGTACTCTTCTTCctgaaaaatatagaaggaaTCACATATATACTGAACCAATTATTGGGAAGCTTAACTCTTCGTATCCAGTACTTTTGGATAGCAGGTTATCACCCTTGTTAGTCACTGATTCCCAATTAGAAAAATTGCCACTAACTTATATCATCACCTGTGAACATGATATCCTAAGAGATGATGGACTTATATACGTCTCACGACTTCGAAATGCTGCAGTTAACGTTTCTCATGACCACATAGAGGATGGGGTCCATGGAGCACTTTTTTTCATGACAACACCATTTTACTTACGTGTAGGCATTAGAATAAGTGATAAATATATTAATTGGCTTGAAGAAAATCTATAA